One Solanum lycopersicum chromosome 4, SLM_r2.1 DNA window includes the following coding sequences:
- the LOC101246912 gene encoding protein SEMI-ROLLED LEAF 2 isoform X3 encodes MNGVSGVMSRQVLPACGSLCFFCPAMRTRSRQPVKRYKKLISDIFPRSQEEEPNDRKIGKLCEYAAKNPFRIPKITKSLEEKCYKELRNENFRSAKVVMCIYKKLVVSCKEHMPLFANSLLSVLQTLLDQSRENDMLIVGCESLFDFVNNQKDGTYMFHLDGFIPKLCQLAQQIGEEESAIKLRTVGLKALSAMVWFMGEYSHVSAEFDNIVSVVLENYPRPRKETPDSNQNREDDENPAFWSKACLHNMAKLGKEATTTRRVLESLFRYFDDDNLWPTENGIAVPILKDMQYTMDASGENAHLLLSTLVKHLDHKNVLKQPEMQLDIVQVVTSLAQTTKTHHSIALVSAITDIMRHLRKSIHYTHDDAKLGAELIKWNRLFQESVDECLVELSNKVGDAGPILDVMAVMLENITSIQVIARTTIAAVYRASQIIASMPNLSYQNKAFPEALFHQLLPAMVHPDHETRVGAHRIFSVVLVPSSVSPQKVSEETHLRKAADFSRALSRTVSVFSSSAALFGKLRDQRSPSMEKVTLGMEQKDNNSGMLNRIKSTYSGVYSMKGSPAPIEESTNKPSNEMGPISLRLSSHQIVLLLSSIWVQSISPANMPENYEAIAHTFSLVLLFSRAKNSYREALVQSFQLAFSLRNIALIEGGSLPPSRKRSLFVLATSMIIFSSKAYNIPSLVPRVKAALSDKTVDPFLHLVEDSKLQAAESSSGNGKVTYGSNEDDSSAQKCLSQINITEEQSTQSMISLILKSLSNLSDLEVSALREELLKKFSPDDSDSLGTQFFTDAQQRAQQSNLVDLTSIFDDDGPDLFHSSSKQNEQSAMEIPNLLSVNQLLESVLETAHQVGRMSVSTEPEFSYKEMAHHCEALLTGKQQKMYNLMNSQHRQDNALIGISESSSDQGEESASDNQVDNQVENQLADQKVADVSDKPTREIVPSHCGAEYQSNPESFRLPASSPYDNFLKAARW; translated from the exons ATGAACGGAGTCTCCGGTGTGATGTCAAGGCAAGTATTGCCAGCATGTGGAAGCCTTTGTTTCTTCTGCCCTGCGATGAGGACAAGATCAAGGCAGCCTGTTAAGAGGTATAAGAAGTTGATCTCAGACATTTTTCCTCGGTCCCAG GAAGAAGAACCAAATGATAGGAAAATTGGAAAACTTTGTGAATATGCTGCAAAAAATCCTTTTCGAATTCCCAAG ATAACAAAGTCACTTGAAGAGAAGTGTTATAAGGAATTGAGAAATGAGAATTTTCGGTCAGCAAAGGTTGTTATGTGTATATACAAAAAGTTGGTTGTTTCATGCAAGGAGCACAT GCCACTTTTTGCAAATAGTCTGCTCAGCGTCTTACAAACTCTTTTAGATCAGTCGCGTGAGAATGACATGCTAATTGTCGGATGTGAATCActatttgattttgtaaataatcAG AAAGACGGTACTTACATGTTTCATTTAGATGGTTTTATTCCAAAGCTGTGTCAACTGGCACAACAAATAGGAGAGGAAGAAAGTGCTATAAAGCTCCGCACAGTTGGCCTGAAAGCACTTTCTGCAATG GTTTGGTTCATGGGCGAATATTCCCATGTTTCAGCGGAATTTGACAAT ATTGTTTCAGTAGTCTTGGAAAATTATCCAAGGCCAAGAAAGGAAACTCCAGACTCAAACCAGAACAG GGAGGATGACGAAAACCCAGCATTTTGGTCTAAGGCGTGCCTGCATAACATGGCCAAGCTAGGTAAGGAAGCTACAACCACAAGGCGAGTTTTGGAATCTTTATTCCGCTACTTTGACGACGACAATTTATGGCCTACTGAAAATGGAATTGCTGTACCTATTCTAAAGGATATGCAGTACACGATGGATGCTTCAG GAGAGAATGCGCACCTTCTGCTGTCAACATTAGTCAAGCACCTAGATCacaaaaatgttcttaaacaACCTGAAATGCAGCTTGACATTGTTCAGGTGGTGACTTCACTTGCTCAAACAACGAAGACTCATCATTCTATTGCCCTAGTCAGTGCAATAACTGATATCATGAGGCACCTACGGAAAAGTATACATTATACTCATGATGACGCAAAGCTGGGAGCCGAGTTAATAAAGTGGAACCGGCTTTTCCAGGAATCAGTGGACGAGTGCCTTGTGGAGTTATCAAATAAG GTTGGAGATGCAGGCCCTATTCTGGATGTGATGGCAGTAATGTTGGAGAACATCACAAGTATCCAAGTGATAGCAAGAACTACTATTGCTGCTGTTTACCGTGCTTCTCAAATCATAGCTTCTATGCCAAACTTGTCATACCAAAACAAA gCATTCCCAGAGGCTTTGTTTCATCAGTTACTCCCTGCTATGGTCCACCCTGATCATGAAACACGAGTTGGAGCTCATCGAATCTTTTCTGTTGTCCTTGTTCCATCTTCTGTTTCCCCTCAGAAGGTATCTGAGGAAACCCACCTGAGGAAGGCAGCAGATTTTTCAAGAGCACTCTCTAGAACTGTTTCTGTCTTTTCTTCTTCAGCTGCACTTTTTGGAAAGCTGAGAGACCAGAGGTCCCCTTCAATGGAGAAGGTTACTCTTGGAATGGAACAGAAAGATAACAATAGTGGGATGCTCAACAGAATAAAGTCAACATATAGCGGGGTATATAGCATGAAAGGCTCTCCTGCACCTATTGAAGAGTCTACGAACAAGCCAAGTAACGAAATG GGTCCTATTTCTCTAAGACTCAGCAGCCACCAAATCGTACTCCTTCTCTCCTCAATATGGGTACAATCCATTTCTCCTGCAAATATGCCTGAGAATTATGAAGCCATTGCTCACACATTTAGCTTGGTCTTGCTATTTTCTAGAGCAAAG AACTCATACCGTGAAGCTCTAGTGCAAAGTTTTCAGCTTGCATTTTCATTGAGAAATATTGCACTCATTGAAGGAG GGTCACTACCACCATCACGTAAAAGATCTCTGTTTGTGTTGGCGACATCTATGATTATTTTCTCCTCCAAGGCATATAATATACCTTCTCTGGTTCCCCGTGTCAAGGCTGCACTTTCAGATAAAACG GTTGATCCATTTTTACATTTGGTAGAAGATAGCAAACTACAAGCTGCTGAGTCAAGTTCTGGTAATGGAAAAGTTACATATGGATCCAATGAAGATGATAGTTCTGCTCAGAAATGTCTCTCGCAAATAAATATCACAGAGGAACAGTCAACGCAATCCATGATTTCCTTAATCCTAAAGAGCTTATCTAATCTATCAGAC CTTGAAGTGTCAGCTTTAAGGGAGGAGTTGCTTAAGAAATTTTCACCAGATGATTCAGATTCCCTGGGGACTCAGTTTTTCACCGATGCTCAACAGAGAGCTCAGCAGTCTAATTTAGTTGAT CTGACCTCAATATTTGATGATGATGGTCCAGATTTATTTCATAGCAGTTCCAAACAGAATGAACAATCAGCCATGGAAATTCCCAATCTATTGAGTGTCAATCAACTTTTAGAATCT GTTTTGGAGACGGCACATCAAGTAGGGAGAATGTCTGTGAGCACGGAACCTGAATTTTCATACAAAGAAATGGCTCATCATTGTGAGGCACTTTTAACGGGAAAACAACAAAAGATGTACAATTTGATGAATAGCCAACATAGACAAGATAATGCACTGATCGGAATATCAGAGAGTTCCAGTGATCAAGGCGAAGAAAGCGCTTCTGATAACCAGGTTGACAATCAG GTTGAGAATCAACTCGCAGATCAGAAAGTAGCCGATGTTTCTGATAAACCAACTCGCGAAATTGTTCCTTCACATTGTGGAGCGGAATATCAAAGTAATCCGGAGTCCTTCAGGCTACCGGCATCAAGTCCATATGACAATTTTTTGAAAGCTGCCAGATGGTAG
- the LOC101246912 gene encoding protein SEMI-ROLLED LEAF 2 isoform X2: MNGVSGVMSRQVLPACGSLCFFCPAMRTRSRQPVKRYKKLISDIFPRSQEEEPNDRKIGKLCEYAAKNPFRIPKITKSLEEKCYKELRNENFRSAKVVMCIYKKLVVSCKEHMPLFANSLLSVLQTLLDQSRENDMLIVGCESLFDFVNNQKDGTYMFHLDGFIPKLCQLAQQIGEEESAIKLRTVGLKALSAMVWFMGEYSHVSAEFDNIVSVVLENYPRPRKETPDSNQNRWVEEVRKVEGHVSPSPEVIAKVPSWRIIVNEKGELNISKEDDENPAFWSKACLHNMAKLGKEATTTRRVLESLFRYFDDDNLWPTENGIAVPILKDMQYTMDASGENAHLLLSTLVKHLDHKNVLKQPEMQLDIVQVVTSLAQTTKTHHSIALVSAITDIMRHLRKSIHYTHDDAKLGAELIKWNRLFQESVDECLVELSNKVGDAGPILDVMAVMLENITSIQVIARTTIAAVYRASQIIASMPNLSYQNKAFPEALFHQLLPAMVHPDHETRVGAHRIFSVVLVPSSVSPQKVSEETHLRKAADFSRALSRTVSVFSSSAALFGKLRDQRSPSMEKVTLGMEQKDNNSGMLNRIKSTYSGVYSMKGSPAPIEESTNKPSNEMGPISLRLSSHQIVLLLSSIWVQSISPANMPENYEAIAHTFSLVLLFSRAKNSYREALVQSFQLAFSLRNIALIEGGSLPPSRKRSLFVLATSMIIFSSKAYNIPSLVPRVKAALSDKTVDPFLHLVEDSKLQAAESSSGNGKVTYGSNEDDSSAQKCLSQINITEEQSTQSMISLILKSLSNLSDLEVSALREELLKKFSPDDSDSLGTQFFTDAQQRAQQSNLVDLTSIFDDDGPDLFHSSSKQNEQSAMEIPNLLSVNQLLESVLETAHQVGRMSVSTEPEFSYKEMAHHCEALLTGKQQKMYNLMNSQHRQDNALIGISESSSDQGEESASDNQVENQLADQKVADVSDKPTREIVPSHCGAEYQSNPESFRLPASSPYDNFLKAARW, encoded by the exons ATGAACGGAGTCTCCGGTGTGATGTCAAGGCAAGTATTGCCAGCATGTGGAAGCCTTTGTTTCTTCTGCCCTGCGATGAGGACAAGATCAAGGCAGCCTGTTAAGAGGTATAAGAAGTTGATCTCAGACATTTTTCCTCGGTCCCAG GAAGAAGAACCAAATGATAGGAAAATTGGAAAACTTTGTGAATATGCTGCAAAAAATCCTTTTCGAATTCCCAAG ATAACAAAGTCACTTGAAGAGAAGTGTTATAAGGAATTGAGAAATGAGAATTTTCGGTCAGCAAAGGTTGTTATGTGTATATACAAAAAGTTGGTTGTTTCATGCAAGGAGCACAT GCCACTTTTTGCAAATAGTCTGCTCAGCGTCTTACAAACTCTTTTAGATCAGTCGCGTGAGAATGACATGCTAATTGTCGGATGTGAATCActatttgattttgtaaataatcAG AAAGACGGTACTTACATGTTTCATTTAGATGGTTTTATTCCAAAGCTGTGTCAACTGGCACAACAAATAGGAGAGGAAGAAAGTGCTATAAAGCTCCGCACAGTTGGCCTGAAAGCACTTTCTGCAATG GTTTGGTTCATGGGCGAATATTCCCATGTTTCAGCGGAATTTGACAAT ATTGTTTCAGTAGTCTTGGAAAATTATCCAAGGCCAAGAAAGGAAACTCCAGACTCAAACCAGAACAGGTGGGTGGAAGAAGTGCGCAAAGTTGAGGGCCACGTTTCTCCTTCCCCAGAAGTCATCGCGAAGGTTCCCTCATGGAGAATCATTGTGAATGAGAAAGGGGAACTAAATATTTcaaa GGAGGATGACGAAAACCCAGCATTTTGGTCTAAGGCGTGCCTGCATAACATGGCCAAGCTAGGTAAGGAAGCTACAACCACAAGGCGAGTTTTGGAATCTTTATTCCGCTACTTTGACGACGACAATTTATGGCCTACTGAAAATGGAATTGCTGTACCTATTCTAAAGGATATGCAGTACACGATGGATGCTTCAG GAGAGAATGCGCACCTTCTGCTGTCAACATTAGTCAAGCACCTAGATCacaaaaatgttcttaaacaACCTGAAATGCAGCTTGACATTGTTCAGGTGGTGACTTCACTTGCTCAAACAACGAAGACTCATCATTCTATTGCCCTAGTCAGTGCAATAACTGATATCATGAGGCACCTACGGAAAAGTATACATTATACTCATGATGACGCAAAGCTGGGAGCCGAGTTAATAAAGTGGAACCGGCTTTTCCAGGAATCAGTGGACGAGTGCCTTGTGGAGTTATCAAATAAG GTTGGAGATGCAGGCCCTATTCTGGATGTGATGGCAGTAATGTTGGAGAACATCACAAGTATCCAAGTGATAGCAAGAACTACTATTGCTGCTGTTTACCGTGCTTCTCAAATCATAGCTTCTATGCCAAACTTGTCATACCAAAACAAA gCATTCCCAGAGGCTTTGTTTCATCAGTTACTCCCTGCTATGGTCCACCCTGATCATGAAACACGAGTTGGAGCTCATCGAATCTTTTCTGTTGTCCTTGTTCCATCTTCTGTTTCCCCTCAGAAGGTATCTGAGGAAACCCACCTGAGGAAGGCAGCAGATTTTTCAAGAGCACTCTCTAGAACTGTTTCTGTCTTTTCTTCTTCAGCTGCACTTTTTGGAAAGCTGAGAGACCAGAGGTCCCCTTCAATGGAGAAGGTTACTCTTGGAATGGAACAGAAAGATAACAATAGTGGGATGCTCAACAGAATAAAGTCAACATATAGCGGGGTATATAGCATGAAAGGCTCTCCTGCACCTATTGAAGAGTCTACGAACAAGCCAAGTAACGAAATG GGTCCTATTTCTCTAAGACTCAGCAGCCACCAAATCGTACTCCTTCTCTCCTCAATATGGGTACAATCCATTTCTCCTGCAAATATGCCTGAGAATTATGAAGCCATTGCTCACACATTTAGCTTGGTCTTGCTATTTTCTAGAGCAAAG AACTCATACCGTGAAGCTCTAGTGCAAAGTTTTCAGCTTGCATTTTCATTGAGAAATATTGCACTCATTGAAGGAG GGTCACTACCACCATCACGTAAAAGATCTCTGTTTGTGTTGGCGACATCTATGATTATTTTCTCCTCCAAGGCATATAATATACCTTCTCTGGTTCCCCGTGTCAAGGCTGCACTTTCAGATAAAACG GTTGATCCATTTTTACATTTGGTAGAAGATAGCAAACTACAAGCTGCTGAGTCAAGTTCTGGTAATGGAAAAGTTACATATGGATCCAATGAAGATGATAGTTCTGCTCAGAAATGTCTCTCGCAAATAAATATCACAGAGGAACAGTCAACGCAATCCATGATTTCCTTAATCCTAAAGAGCTTATCTAATCTATCAGAC CTTGAAGTGTCAGCTTTAAGGGAGGAGTTGCTTAAGAAATTTTCACCAGATGATTCAGATTCCCTGGGGACTCAGTTTTTCACCGATGCTCAACAGAGAGCTCAGCAGTCTAATTTAGTTGAT CTGACCTCAATATTTGATGATGATGGTCCAGATTTATTTCATAGCAGTTCCAAACAGAATGAACAATCAGCCATGGAAATTCCCAATCTATTGAGTGTCAATCAACTTTTAGAATCT GTTTTGGAGACGGCACATCAAGTAGGGAGAATGTCTGTGAGCACGGAACCTGAATTTTCATACAAAGAAATGGCTCATCATTGTGAGGCACTTTTAACGGGAAAACAACAAAAGATGTACAATTTGATGAATAGCCAACATAGACAAGATAATGCACTGATCGGAATATCAGAGAGTTCCAGTGATCAAGGCGAAGAAAGCGCTTCTGATAACCAG GTTGAGAATCAACTCGCAGATCAGAAAGTAGCCGATGTTTCTGATAAACCAACTCGCGAAATTGTTCCTTCACATTGTGGAGCGGAATATCAAAGTAATCCGGAGTCCTTCAGGCTACCGGCATCAAGTCCATATGACAATTTTTTGAAAGCTGCCAGATGGTAG
- the LOC101246912 gene encoding protein SEMI-ROLLED LEAF 2 isoform X1 yields MNGVSGVMSRQVLPACGSLCFFCPAMRTRSRQPVKRYKKLISDIFPRSQEEEPNDRKIGKLCEYAAKNPFRIPKITKSLEEKCYKELRNENFRSAKVVMCIYKKLVVSCKEHMPLFANSLLSVLQTLLDQSRENDMLIVGCESLFDFVNNQKDGTYMFHLDGFIPKLCQLAQQIGEEESAIKLRTVGLKALSAMVWFMGEYSHVSAEFDNIVSVVLENYPRPRKETPDSNQNRWVEEVRKVEGHVSPSPEVIAKVPSWRIIVNEKGELNISKEDDENPAFWSKACLHNMAKLGKEATTTRRVLESLFRYFDDDNLWPTENGIAVPILKDMQYTMDASGENAHLLLSTLVKHLDHKNVLKQPEMQLDIVQVVTSLAQTTKTHHSIALVSAITDIMRHLRKSIHYTHDDAKLGAELIKWNRLFQESVDECLVELSNKVGDAGPILDVMAVMLENITSIQVIARTTIAAVYRASQIIASMPNLSYQNKAFPEALFHQLLPAMVHPDHETRVGAHRIFSVVLVPSSVSPQKVSEETHLRKAADFSRALSRTVSVFSSSAALFGKLRDQRSPSMEKVTLGMEQKDNNSGMLNRIKSTYSGVYSMKGSPAPIEESTNKPSNEMGPISLRLSSHQIVLLLSSIWVQSISPANMPENYEAIAHTFSLVLLFSRAKNSYREALVQSFQLAFSLRNIALIEGGSLPPSRKRSLFVLATSMIIFSSKAYNIPSLVPRVKAALSDKTVDPFLHLVEDSKLQAAESSSGNGKVTYGSNEDDSSAQKCLSQINITEEQSTQSMISLILKSLSNLSDLEVSALREELLKKFSPDDSDSLGTQFFTDAQQRAQQSNLVDLTSIFDDDGPDLFHSSSKQNEQSAMEIPNLLSVNQLLESVLETAHQVGRMSVSTEPEFSYKEMAHHCEALLTGKQQKMYNLMNSQHRQDNALIGISESSSDQGEESASDNQVDNQVENQLADQKVADVSDKPTREIVPSHCGAEYQSNPESFRLPASSPYDNFLKAARW; encoded by the exons ATGAACGGAGTCTCCGGTGTGATGTCAAGGCAAGTATTGCCAGCATGTGGAAGCCTTTGTTTCTTCTGCCCTGCGATGAGGACAAGATCAAGGCAGCCTGTTAAGAGGTATAAGAAGTTGATCTCAGACATTTTTCCTCGGTCCCAG GAAGAAGAACCAAATGATAGGAAAATTGGAAAACTTTGTGAATATGCTGCAAAAAATCCTTTTCGAATTCCCAAG ATAACAAAGTCACTTGAAGAGAAGTGTTATAAGGAATTGAGAAATGAGAATTTTCGGTCAGCAAAGGTTGTTATGTGTATATACAAAAAGTTGGTTGTTTCATGCAAGGAGCACAT GCCACTTTTTGCAAATAGTCTGCTCAGCGTCTTACAAACTCTTTTAGATCAGTCGCGTGAGAATGACATGCTAATTGTCGGATGTGAATCActatttgattttgtaaataatcAG AAAGACGGTACTTACATGTTTCATTTAGATGGTTTTATTCCAAAGCTGTGTCAACTGGCACAACAAATAGGAGAGGAAGAAAGTGCTATAAAGCTCCGCACAGTTGGCCTGAAAGCACTTTCTGCAATG GTTTGGTTCATGGGCGAATATTCCCATGTTTCAGCGGAATTTGACAAT ATTGTTTCAGTAGTCTTGGAAAATTATCCAAGGCCAAGAAAGGAAACTCCAGACTCAAACCAGAACAGGTGGGTGGAAGAAGTGCGCAAAGTTGAGGGCCACGTTTCTCCTTCCCCAGAAGTCATCGCGAAGGTTCCCTCATGGAGAATCATTGTGAATGAGAAAGGGGAACTAAATATTTcaaa GGAGGATGACGAAAACCCAGCATTTTGGTCTAAGGCGTGCCTGCATAACATGGCCAAGCTAGGTAAGGAAGCTACAACCACAAGGCGAGTTTTGGAATCTTTATTCCGCTACTTTGACGACGACAATTTATGGCCTACTGAAAATGGAATTGCTGTACCTATTCTAAAGGATATGCAGTACACGATGGATGCTTCAG GAGAGAATGCGCACCTTCTGCTGTCAACATTAGTCAAGCACCTAGATCacaaaaatgttcttaaacaACCTGAAATGCAGCTTGACATTGTTCAGGTGGTGACTTCACTTGCTCAAACAACGAAGACTCATCATTCTATTGCCCTAGTCAGTGCAATAACTGATATCATGAGGCACCTACGGAAAAGTATACATTATACTCATGATGACGCAAAGCTGGGAGCCGAGTTAATAAAGTGGAACCGGCTTTTCCAGGAATCAGTGGACGAGTGCCTTGTGGAGTTATCAAATAAG GTTGGAGATGCAGGCCCTATTCTGGATGTGATGGCAGTAATGTTGGAGAACATCACAAGTATCCAAGTGATAGCAAGAACTACTATTGCTGCTGTTTACCGTGCTTCTCAAATCATAGCTTCTATGCCAAACTTGTCATACCAAAACAAA gCATTCCCAGAGGCTTTGTTTCATCAGTTACTCCCTGCTATGGTCCACCCTGATCATGAAACACGAGTTGGAGCTCATCGAATCTTTTCTGTTGTCCTTGTTCCATCTTCTGTTTCCCCTCAGAAGGTATCTGAGGAAACCCACCTGAGGAAGGCAGCAGATTTTTCAAGAGCACTCTCTAGAACTGTTTCTGTCTTTTCTTCTTCAGCTGCACTTTTTGGAAAGCTGAGAGACCAGAGGTCCCCTTCAATGGAGAAGGTTACTCTTGGAATGGAACAGAAAGATAACAATAGTGGGATGCTCAACAGAATAAAGTCAACATATAGCGGGGTATATAGCATGAAAGGCTCTCCTGCACCTATTGAAGAGTCTACGAACAAGCCAAGTAACGAAATG GGTCCTATTTCTCTAAGACTCAGCAGCCACCAAATCGTACTCCTTCTCTCCTCAATATGGGTACAATCCATTTCTCCTGCAAATATGCCTGAGAATTATGAAGCCATTGCTCACACATTTAGCTTGGTCTTGCTATTTTCTAGAGCAAAG AACTCATACCGTGAAGCTCTAGTGCAAAGTTTTCAGCTTGCATTTTCATTGAGAAATATTGCACTCATTGAAGGAG GGTCACTACCACCATCACGTAAAAGATCTCTGTTTGTGTTGGCGACATCTATGATTATTTTCTCCTCCAAGGCATATAATATACCTTCTCTGGTTCCCCGTGTCAAGGCTGCACTTTCAGATAAAACG GTTGATCCATTTTTACATTTGGTAGAAGATAGCAAACTACAAGCTGCTGAGTCAAGTTCTGGTAATGGAAAAGTTACATATGGATCCAATGAAGATGATAGTTCTGCTCAGAAATGTCTCTCGCAAATAAATATCACAGAGGAACAGTCAACGCAATCCATGATTTCCTTAATCCTAAAGAGCTTATCTAATCTATCAGAC CTTGAAGTGTCAGCTTTAAGGGAGGAGTTGCTTAAGAAATTTTCACCAGATGATTCAGATTCCCTGGGGACTCAGTTTTTCACCGATGCTCAACAGAGAGCTCAGCAGTCTAATTTAGTTGAT CTGACCTCAATATTTGATGATGATGGTCCAGATTTATTTCATAGCAGTTCCAAACAGAATGAACAATCAGCCATGGAAATTCCCAATCTATTGAGTGTCAATCAACTTTTAGAATCT GTTTTGGAGACGGCACATCAAGTAGGGAGAATGTCTGTGAGCACGGAACCTGAATTTTCATACAAAGAAATGGCTCATCATTGTGAGGCACTTTTAACGGGAAAACAACAAAAGATGTACAATTTGATGAATAGCCAACATAGACAAGATAATGCACTGATCGGAATATCAGAGAGTTCCAGTGATCAAGGCGAAGAAAGCGCTTCTGATAACCAGGTTGACAATCAG GTTGAGAATCAACTCGCAGATCAGAAAGTAGCCGATGTTTCTGATAAACCAACTCGCGAAATTGTTCCTTCACATTGTGGAGCGGAATATCAAAGTAATCCGGAGTCCTTCAGGCTACCGGCATCAAGTCCATATGACAATTTTTTGAAAGCTGCCAGATGGTAG